Proteins encoded in a region of the Epinephelus lanceolatus isolate andai-2023 chromosome 20, ASM4190304v1, whole genome shotgun sequence genome:
- the neurod6a gene encoding neurogenic differentiation factor 6-A, whose amino-acid sequence MLTFEKPPSNHTGSPFRTSWATNQLVRPVKPEPGRAPEDTFESGREDGREGEEEEEEEEEEEEQTGGLRRRGPHKKKLSQARLDRVRLRRIEANARERNRMHGLNNALDSLRKVVPCYSKTQKLSKIETLRLAKNYIWALSEILSSGKRPDLLTFVQTLCKGLSQPTTNLVAGCLQLNSRSFLSEPGGDSFSLYPTYHHHHGMEAVSNSSADSGRAVRPFGSLFGPYEALYDSPSPDSSSPLDAGTLSPPINFNGIFSLKHEEPAERSCHYGLRYCSISSQGSSAELGPYDIHLRGQFYQVQEELNKPFHS is encoded by the coding sequence ATGCTGACTTTTGAGAAGCCGCCCTCCAACCACACCGGCAGTCCCTTCAGGACCAGCTGGGCCACCAACCAATTAGTCAGACCGGTGAAGCCGGAGCCCGGCAGAGCCCCGGAGGACACGTTTGAGTCCGGCAGAGAGGATGGCAgagagggggaagaggaggaggaggaggaggaggaggaagaggaacagACGGGCGGTCTGAGGAGAAGGGGTCCTCATAAAAAGAAGCTGAGCCAGGCCCGACTGGACCGGGTGCGTCTGCGGCGCATCGAGGCCAACGCGCGGGAGAGGAACCGGATGCACGGCCTCAACAACGCGCTGGACAGCCTGAGGAAAGTGGTGCCGTGTTACTCCAAGACGCAGAAGCTGTCCAAGATAGAGACGCTCCGCCTGGCCAAGAACTACATCTGGGCCCTCAGTGAGATCCTGAGCTCCGGGAAAAGGCCGGACCTGCTCACGTTCGTGCAGACCCTGTGCAAGGGTCTCTCCCAGCCCACCACCAACCTGGTGGCCGGCTGCCTGCAGCTCAACTCCCGCAGCTTCCTCTCGGAGCCGGGCGGGGACTCGTTCTCCCTCTACCCGACCTATCACCACCACCACGGGATGGAGGCGGTGAGCAACAGCTCGGCGGACAGCGGCAGAGCCGTGCGGCCCTTCGGCTCCCTCTTCGGGCCCTACGAGGCTCTGTACGACAGTCCGTCCCCGGACAGCTCCAGCCCGCTGGACGCAGGGACCCTCAGCCCACCCATCAACTTCAACGGGATTTTCTCCCTGAAACACGAGGAGCCGGCGGAGCGGAGCTGTCACTACGGCCTCCGGTACTGCTCCATCAGCAGCCAGGGCTCCTCCGCAGAGCTCGGCCCGTATGACATCCACCTCCGGGGCCAGTTTTACCAGGTGCAGGAGGAACTGAACAAGCCTTTCCATAGTTAA